One genomic window of Actinoalloteichus hoggarensis includes the following:
- the paaD gene encoding 1,2-phenylacetyl-CoA epoxidase subunit PaaD, which yields MTRPTPQQVRAVAESVLDPELPMLTLADLGVLRDVEVRPGGRVLVTITPTYSGCPAITEMRAELHRSLVDAGCAQVEVRTVLTPAWSTDWISERGRRALREHGIAPPGPAGDRAAGPVPLRLAPPPSRVRCPRCDSLDTEELSRFGATACRSLRRCVACAEPFEHVKEL from the coding sequence ATGACCAGGCCGACTCCGCAGCAGGTTCGGGCGGTCGCGGAGTCCGTCCTCGATCCCGAGCTGCCGATGCTCACCCTCGCCGACCTCGGCGTCCTGCGCGATGTCGAGGTACGACCCGGCGGCCGGGTGCTCGTGACGATCACGCCGACCTATTCCGGTTGTCCCGCGATCACCGAGATGCGCGCGGAGCTGCATCGGTCCCTCGTCGACGCGGGTTGCGCGCAGGTCGAGGTGCGCACTGTTTTGACGCCCGCGTGGTCCACCGACTGGATCAGCGAACGGGGTCGACGCGCCCTTCGGGAGCACGGCATCGCCCCGCCCGGTCCGGCGGGTGACCGCGCGGCCGGTCCGGTGCCGCTGCGGCTGGCCCCGCCGCCGAGCCGCGTCCGCTGCCCGCGTTGCGACTCGCTCGACACCGAGGAGCTGTCTCGGTTCGGCGCGACCGCCTGCCGATCGCTGCGGCGCTGCGTCGCCTGCGCCGAGCCCTTCGAGCACGTCAAGGAGCTGTAG
- a CDS encoding 2Fe-2S iron-sulfur cluster-binding protein, whose product MTISRIDRLCADAVAVTFAVPSEHAAEFEFRPGQYLTLRRSAGADRAAAAVGGDQDAGPSADVAAGTSTASASATPDEARRSYSICSGAGEPPRIGVRRVDGGVWSSWLVEEARVGDRVSVLPPQGRFTPDLAVPAHHGFVAAGSGITPVLSILTSVLARPGHRATLLYGNRRGDTVMFAEELADLKDRYPDRLQIVHLLSREPTAVELFSGRLDRDRLRRLFASVVPTPDVDRWWLCGPVGLVEDAGTVLGALGVPADRVRRELFYVDAPPPAPRRRAAEAAAGPTSRVTVILDGRSTEMTLPADEPVLDAAQRVRADLPFACRGGVCGTCRARVVTGEAEMRRNYALEPAEVDAGFVLTCQAEPASAELVVDFDA is encoded by the coding sequence TTGACGATCAGCCGGATCGACCGGTTGTGCGCGGATGCCGTCGCGGTCACCTTCGCCGTTCCGTCGGAGCATGCGGCCGAGTTCGAATTCCGGCCCGGCCAGTACCTGACTCTGCGGCGCTCGGCCGGCGCGGACCGCGCGGCGGCGGCCGTCGGCGGTGATCAGGATGCCGGGCCGTCGGCGGACGTGGCGGCGGGGACGTCGACCGCGTCGGCCTCGGCGACGCCCGACGAGGCCCGCCGGTCCTATTCGATCTGCTCGGGAGCGGGCGAGCCGCCGCGCATCGGTGTTCGCCGGGTGGACGGCGGCGTGTGGTCGAGCTGGCTGGTGGAGGAGGCCCGCGTCGGCGATCGGGTGTCGGTGCTGCCGCCCCAGGGCCGCTTCACCCCGGATCTGGCGGTGCCCGCGCACCACGGCTTCGTCGCCGCGGGCTCCGGCATCACCCCGGTGCTGTCGATCCTGACCAGCGTGTTGGCGAGGCCGGGACATCGCGCCACGCTGCTCTACGGCAACCGGCGCGGCGACACGGTGATGTTCGCGGAGGAGTTGGCCGACCTGAAGGACCGGTACCCCGATCGGCTGCAGATCGTGCACCTGCTCAGCCGGGAGCCCACCGCCGTCGAACTGTTCTCCGGCAGGCTTGATCGGGATCGCCTACGACGACTGTTCGCCTCGGTGGTGCCCACACCCGACGTGGACCGGTGGTGGTTGTGCGGGCCGGTGGGGCTCGTCGAGGACGCGGGCACGGTACTCGGCGCCCTGGGCGTCCCCGCCGATCGAGTTCGTCGCGAGCTGTTCTACGTCGACGCGCCGCCGCCCGCTCCCCGCCGCCGGGCCGCCGAGGCCGCCGCAGGCCCGACGAGCCGGGTCACCGTGATCCTGGACGGTCGCAGCACCGAGATGACGCTGCCCGCCGACGAACCGGTGCTCGACGCGGCGCAGCGGGTCCGGGCCGACCTGCCCTTCGCATGCCGCGGCGGCGTGTGCGGGACCTGCCGAGCACGGGTGGTGACGGGGGAGGCCGAGATGCGGCGGAACTACGCGCTGGAGCCTGCCGAGGTCGACGCGGGTTTCGTGCTGACCTGTCAGGCCGAGCCCGCGTCGGCGGAGCTCGTCGTCGACTTCGACGCCTGA